Within the Opitutaceae bacterium TAV5 genome, the region CTTGAGGACTTCGATGAAGGTGATGAAGAAGTTGTTCACGCCCTCGCGGAGTTGCTGCACGTAGGCGTGCTGGTCGGTGGAGCCCTTGTTGCCGTAAACGGCGATGCCCTGGTTGACGACGTTGCCGGCGAGGTCGAGCTCCTTGCCGAGCGACTCCATGACGAGTTGCTGGAGGTAGCGGGAAAAGAGGAGGAGGCGGTCCTTGTAGGGGAGAACGACCATGTCCTTCGCGCCGCGTCCGCCGGTGGCGAAGTGCCACATGAGGGCGAGGAGGGCGGCGGGGTTTTCCGCGGTCGTGGCGGAGCGGGTGACGGCGTCCATCTCGGCGGCGCCGGCGAGGAGGGCGTCGATGTCGATGCCCTGGAGGGCGGCGGGGAGGAGGCCGACCGCGGAGAGTTCGCTGGTGCGGCCGCCGACCCAGTCCCACATGGGGAAACGGGCGAGCCAGGCGTCGGCGCGGGCGGTCTGGTCGAGCTTCGAGCCGTCGCCGGTGACGGCGACGAAATGCTTCGTGTAGTCGAGGCCGGCGGCCTTGAAGGCGGCGGCGGCTTCGAGCTGGCCGTTGCGGGTCTCGACGGTGCCGCCGGACTTGGAGATGACGACGACGAGGGTTTGCGGGAGCTTGCCGGCGAGGGTGTCGAGGACGTAGTCGATGCCGTCGGGATCGGTGTTGTCGAAGAAGTGGACGGCGATCTTGTCGCGGCCGGGCCGGCCGAGGGCGTGGTTGACGAGTTGCGGCCCGAGGGCGGACCCGCCGATGCCGACGACGAGGAGCTGGGTGAATTCCTTGCCGGTGGAGCCGGTGATTTCGCCGGAGTGGACCTTGGCGGCGAAGGCCTTGATGGCGGCGAGGGTGTCGGTGATGGCGGCGCGGAGCCCGGGTGTGGGGGCGAGGGCGGCGTTGCGGAGCCAGTAGTGGCCGACCATGCGGTTTTCGTCGGGATTGGCGATGGCGCCTTTCTCCAGCTCCGCCATGGCGGCGAACGCTTTCCGGATTTCGGCCTCCTTGCCGGCCAGGAAATCGTCGGGGAAGGGGATGCGGCTGATATCGAGCGAGAGGCCGAGCGAGGCGTTGTGGTAATTGTGTTGTTTGAAGCGTGTCCAGGACATGTGAAATGCGGTGTGCGAATTTCGGAATGCGGAATAGGAAAGGATGGATTGTGGAGAATTTTGCCAGGATGTGGAGCGCGGAATGCAGGCTGATTTTGTGCATGCCTGCGCAGCCCGGGCGGAGCAGGGGCTTTCTGGCGGCGTTTCTGCAACCTGTTATCTCCTGTGTCTTGAACTTTTTCCCGGAGCGGGGAAATAGTGTCCGCTTTTTCCGTGCCCGCTTCTCCCGACATCGCTTCTCCCAACATCGCCCGTCACCTCGACCGGATGGCGGCGCACCAGCCGGATCAGCCGGCGCTCAAGGTGCCGCGCGGTGTGTCCGCAGACGGTCGTATCGATTATCTCGTGCTCTCGTTTGCCGAACTCGCCGCCGAAGTGCAGGCGTGGGGCGAGCGGCTGCGCCACCAGGGCGTCGTGCGCGGGGATCGCGTGCTCGTCATGGTGCGGCCGGGGTTGCCGCTCATCGCATCGGTGTTCGCCCTGTTCCGGGCGGGCGCGGTGCCGGTCGTCATCGATCCGGGCATGGGACGGAAAGCCTTTCTGGCCGCGGTGGCGCGTTCGCAACCTCGCGTGCTGCTGGGGATTCCGACGGCGCGGCTGGCGAGCCGGATTTTCCGGCGCGCATTCCGTTCGGTGAAAATCCGGGTGCCCGCCTCCGGCCGGATGACGGCGCGGCTGGCAACCGGCGCAGGCGGGGGAGGAGGGGAGGCGTCCCCGTGCGCGGCGGTGTCGGCGGACGAGACGGCGGCGATCCTGTTCACTTCCGGTTCCACGGGAGCGCCGAAGGGCGTGGTCTACACGCACGGGATGTTCGCGGCGCAGGTGGAACTGGTGCGCAACACGTACGGGATCGCGCCGGGCGAGGTGGATTTGCCGTTCCTGCCGGTGTTCGCGTTGTTCAATCCGGCGCTGGGGACGACGACGGTGGTGCCGGAAGTCGATCCGTCGAAGCCGGCGACGTTTGATCCGGCGCGGGCGGTGCAGGCGATCCGGCAGGAGGGAGTGACGTATTCGTTCGGCTCGCCGACCTTGTGGGGGAAAATCGCGCGTCATTGTCTGGAGACGGGGCAGACGCTGCCCTCGGTGCGCCGGGTGCTGTGCGCGGGTGCGCCGGTGCCGCCGTGGTTGTGGGAAGCGATGCGCACGGTCTTGCCCAACGGCACGCTGCACAGCCCGTACGGCGCCACGGAGGTACTGCCGGTGGCGAGCATCGAGGGACGCGAGGTGACGGGGGGCGGCACGGCCCGGGCGACACTGGCCGGCGCGGGGACGTGCGCGGGACGGGTGCTGCCGGGCAACCGCGTGAAAATCATCGCGCTCACCGATGCGCCGCTGGCCTCGCTCGACGACGCCCGGGAACTGCCGGCGGGCGAGGTGGGCGAGATCATCGTGAGCGGGCCGACGGTCACGCTCCGGTACGATGCCCTTCCCGAGGCGACTGCGGCGGCGAAAATCCGCGAGTTGCCTGCCGCCGTTGCGGGTGCCGCTGCCGATCCCCGCGCGGGGGCCGCGACGGCGGGCGGCGCCGGCGAGTCCGGGGCGGAGGTGATCTGGCACCGGATGGGCGATTGCGGTTACCTCGACGGCGAGGGGCGGCTGTGGTTTTGCGGGCGCAAGGCCGAGCGCGTGGAGACCGAGGCCGGCACGTTGTTCACCGAACAGGTGGAACCGGTGTTTGCGGCGCATCCGGAGGTGAGACGCTGCGCGCTGATCGGCCTCGGGGCGAACGGGCGGAAGCGCCCGGCGATCGTGGTGGAGCTGGCGCCCGGCTGCGTGGTCGAGTCGGGGACGGACGGCCGCCGGCTGGCTCGCGAATTGCGGGCGCTGGGGCAGGAGCATCCGCACACGGCGGCGATCAAGGTCTTTTATTTCCATCAAAAATTTCCGGTCGATGTCCGGCACAACGCCAAGATCCACCGGCTCGCGCTGGCGGCCTGGGCGCAAAACGGGGCGATCGGCTTCGAGTCGGACCCGAAACGCTGAGGGGCGGGCCCCCGCCCGCCTGCCCGGCGGTTTCCCTTTCTTTCGGCTTCCCGCCCGCCTGGCCTTGTGGCCTTGTTCCCGCCATGCCTCCTGCCTCGTTGCCACCGGTTGTTTACGAAGACGAATCGATGCTCGCGTTTGACAAGCCCGCCGGGCTCCTCGTCGCGCCCGATCGCTGGGACAAACAACGCGGCTACCTCATGCGCCTCGTCCACGAGCGCTACGGTCCCGATACGGCCAACGTTCACCGCCTCGATGCCGACACCAGCGGCGTGCTTCTCTGCGCCCGCAACAAACCCGCGCTCGACGTTCTCAGCGGCCAGTTCCAGAGCAAGGCGGCGACCAAGATCTACCACGCGCTCGTCGTGGTGATGCCGCCGGACGAGGCGATGAAGGTGGGCTCCGTCATCCGCGATGCGCAGGGGCTGCTGCCGGACGAGTTTGCGGTGGAGCTTGCGCTCGGCGCGGACGAGGCCCGGCCCGGCCGGATGCGCGTTTTCCGCAAACGCGGCGGCAAGGCCTGCGCCACCCGGTTTCGCACGCTGGAGCGGTTCGGACGCTTTGCCTTCGTCGAATGCCGCCCGCTCACGGGACGCACGCACCAGATCCGCGTGCACCTCGCTGCCGCCGGCGCGCCGATCCTCAACGACGCGTTTTACGGCGTGCCCGGGGCCATCCTGAAATTGTCCGACCTGAAGCGCGGTTACAAAGGACGGGCTGACGAGAAACCGCTCATCGCCCGGCTCGCGCTCCATGCCAGTTCCCTTGCGGTCCGCCACCCGGTGACGCGCGAGCCCGTGACGATGGAGGCCCCTCTCCCGGGCGAGTTCGGGATCGCCCTGCGCAACCTCCGCAAATACCGGCCCCGGCGCTGAAGCGGCCTTCGCATTCTCCGGTACGCCTTGGCCTGGCGGCGGGACAGCCGCCCGCTGTGCAGATTTTGCTCTGGCAGAACCGATGACGTCGCCCGTCCGCATGAGAGAATTCAATGAATACCGACCCCCTCTGCAAAAAGGAAAGCCGCATCACCGGTACAAGGGGCCGACGAGTATAAAAATACATAACATATTTACATCATAACTGATGAATATATGTTTTGGCAGGATTTTGCATTTGCATCAGGCGTTTACCTGACTAGGCGTTTTTTGCCCAGTCCCTATTATGGAAAAACCGTTGCACCGCCGGACAAGAAATTGACGATGGTGCCACTTGGCACTCGGATTCAGGTATACTCAACGACTAGAACCACATGAGCAAAAAAATGAACCTTAAGCGGTCCCTCCTTGGCAGCACCCTTGCTGCTGCTGTCCTCGGATTTGTGACGGTCTCCGTCACCAACCTCCAGGCCCAGACACGCCCGAGTGATCGGGCCAATCCGCCCTCGCAAAACTATCCGTCGTTGCCCTCGACCGACATCGTCGGCGCCGCTCCGGCGCAATCGGCCCAGTCGGCGCCCGTTCACACGGAAGCCCCCGTTCCGGCGCCCGAGCCGGCGAGGGTCGCTCCGGCCGCCGCCGCCGCACCCCAGACCGCTGCTCCCGCAACCGCCGGTTCACAGTTCAGGTCCAACCTCTATACCGTCGACAAGACCCTCGTCTCTTCCACCCAGGTGGGCGGCGAATACCAGTACCGCCTCCGTGTGACGGCTCTGGAAAACATCACCAACATCTCGGTGGTCGAACACCTGCCCGAGGGGCTCCAGCTCGTCGGCACCGAACCCGAAGCCAGGGTCAGCGGCAATGATCTCCGCTGGAACTGGGATGCGCAGAGCAAGGGCGAAGTTCGCGACCTGCTCGTCACCGTGCGTCCGCAGACCGAAGGCAACTTCGTCACCAGCAGCAGCGTGTGTGTCGATCCTGTGGTCGTCCTGCCGCTCTTCGCCGGTTCACCCAAACTCGAGATCGTCAAGACCGGTCCCGCCACGGCCGAACTCGGCGACGACGTGCCCTTCCGTATCACCGTGCGCAATACCGGCACCGCCATTGCCCACCAGGTGGTCGTGACCGACACGCTGCCCGATGGCCTCACCAGCAGCAGCAACCTCACCACCGAAGTCGGTGATCTTCCCCCCGGCCAGAGCCGCGACATCACCGTTGTCGCCAAGGCCAGCAAGGGCGGCGAGCTGACCAACGTGGCCAGCGCCACCTTCGCCGAAGGCCAGCCCGTCCAGGCCCGGAGCGTGCTCAACATCGTCGAGTCCCGCCTCGGCATCACCAAGACCGGCACGCCCCGCACCTACATCTTCAAGAACGCCACCTACCAGGTCGTTGTGCGTAACGAAGGCAACACCACCATCAGCAACGTGACGGTCACCGACGACCTGCCCAAGGGCACCTCGGTTGTCCAGACCGATCCCGCCACCGAAGCCAGGGGCGGCCGCCTCACCTGGACCATCCCGAGCCTCGCCGCCGGCCAGGCCCAGTCCTACACCGTGGTGCTGACCAACATCAACCCGGGTGACACCGTCAACGGCGCCACCGCCACCGGCTCCGCCATCACCGGCAAGACCCTCACCGCCAGGGCCGAGGCTCGCACCGAATGGGAAGGCGCTCCCGGTGTTCGCACCGAGATCATCGACACCGTCGACCCGGTCCGCGTCGGCCAGACCACGACCTACGAGATCCAGATCACCAACCAGGGCACCTTCAAGCCCGTCAACGGCCA harbors:
- a CDS encoding peptide synthase encodes the protein MSAFSVPASPDIASPNIARHLDRMAAHQPDQPALKVPRGVSADGRIDYLVLSFAELAAEVQAWGERLRHQGVVRGDRVLVMVRPGLPLIASVFALFRAGAVPVVIDPGMGRKAFLAAVARSQPRVLLGIPTARLASRIFRRAFRSVKIRVPASGRMTARLATGAGGGGGEASPCAAVSADETAAILFTSGSTGAPKGVVYTHGMFAAQVELVRNTYGIAPGEVDLPFLPVFALFNPALGTTTVVPEVDPSKPATFDPARAVQAIRQEGVTYSFGSPTLWGKIARHCLETGQTLPSVRRVLCAGAPVPPWLWEAMRTVLPNGTLHSPYGATEVLPVASIEGREVTGGGTARATLAGAGTCAGRVLPGNRVKIIALTDAPLASLDDARELPAGEVGEIIVSGPTVTLRYDALPEATAAAKIRELPAAVAGAAADPRAGAATAGGAGESGAEVIWHRMGDCGYLDGEGRLWFCGRKAERVETEAGTLFTEQVEPVFAAHPEVRRCALIGLGANGRKRPAIVVELAPGCVVESGTDGRRLARELRALGQEHPHTAAIKVFYFHQKFPVDVRHNAKIHRLALAAWAQNGAIGFESDPKR
- the pgi gene encoding glucose-6-phosphate isomerase (functions in sugar metabolism in glycolysis and the Embden-Meyerhof pathways (EMP) and in gluconeogenesis; catalyzes reversible isomerization of glucose-6-phosphate to fructose-6-phosphate; member of PGI family), with the translated sequence MSWTRFKQHNYHNASLGLSLDISRIPFPDDFLAGKEAEIRKAFAAMAELEKGAIANPDENRMVGHYWLRNAALAPTPGLRAAITDTLAAIKAFAAKVHSGEITGSTGKEFTQLLVVGIGGSALGPQLVNHALGRPGRDKIAVHFFDNTDPDGIDYVLDTLAGKLPQTLVVVISKSGGTVETRNGQLEAAAAFKAAGLDYTKHFVAVTGDGSKLDQTARADAWLARFPMWDWVGGRTSELSAVGLLPAALQGIDIDALLAGAAEMDAVTRSATTAENPAALLALMWHFATGGRGAKDMVVLPYKDRLLLFSRYLQQLVMESLGKELDLAGNVVNQGIAVYGNKGSTDQHAYVQQLREGVNNFFITFIEVLKDRPAATSLEVEPGITAGDYLQGFYLGTRDALAEKDRASITITVADVSPRTLGQLIALYERAVGFYATLVGINAYHQPGVEAGKKAATGVIELKKKITAALAAAPAQTFTAESLAAAIGEPERAEPVWKILEHLAANGGAKKTAQTPWHDSTWSAA
- a CDS encoding RNA pseudouridine synthase, which encodes MPPASLPPVVYEDESMLAFDKPAGLLVAPDRWDKQRGYLMRLVHERYGPDTANVHRLDADTSGVLLCARNKPALDVLSGQFQSKAATKIYHALVVVMPPDEAMKVGSVIRDAQGLLPDEFAVELALGADEARPGRMRVFRKRGGKACATRFRTLERFGRFAFVECRPLTGRTHQIRVHLAAAGAPILNDAFYGVPGAILKLSDLKRGYKGRADEKPLIARLALHASSLAVRHPVTREPVTMEAPLPGEFGIALRNLRKYRPRR